One genomic segment of [Pasteurella] aerogenes includes these proteins:
- the ydgJ_3 gene encoding oxidoreductase YdgJ, giving the protein MRKTKTINVGIAGFGMSAKTFHLPFLILDSRFQVKKVFERRSHHAEQQFSGITSVQEFEALLSDEIDLVVITTPNQTHYDFCKRAILAGKHVIVEKPLTIYAKDASELALLAKEKNVTLSVFQNRRWDNGALTVKQLVKNQTLGDIVDYEIRYERFSQTLNRKQWKETGEFGTGLVYDLGVHLIDHVVDLFGIPTALYADLRCQHEGGKADDNFRITFYYADKNVVMSATKYAREAAPHIILQGKSGSYIKPTLDNQESLLLAGIRPCDNWNQEPETQWGTLHTEINGEIVRHKLESVRGNYQAYYDNIYQVLCENQELIVTPQQAITVLKLIELVYQSAKCGQKIEIIL; this is encoded by the coding sequence ATGAGAAAAACAAAAACCATCAATGTAGGAATTGCCGGCTTTGGTATGTCGGCAAAAACTTTTCATCTGCCATTTTTAATCCTTGATTCGCGTTTTCAAGTCAAAAAAGTCTTTGAGCGCCGAAGTCATCATGCCGAACAGCAATTTTCTGGGATTACCTCGGTACAAGAATTTGAGGCATTATTAAGCGATGAAATTGATTTAGTCGTGATTACCACACCAAATCAAACTCATTATGATTTTTGCAAACGTGCTATTTTAGCTGGTAAACATGTGATTGTTGAGAAACCATTAACAATTTATGCCAAAGATGCCTCTGAACTGGCTTTATTAGCTAAAGAAAAAAATGTGACGTTGTCCGTTTTCCAAAATCGACGTTGGGATAATGGTGCCTTAACGGTGAAACAATTGGTGAAAAATCAAACTCTCGGCGATATTGTGGATTATGAAATTCGTTATGAACGTTTTAGCCAAACTTTAAATCGCAAACAATGGAAAGAAACCGGTGAGTTCGGTACAGGATTAGTTTACGATTTGGGCGTGCATTTAATCGATCATGTTGTGGATTTATTCGGAATTCCGACCGCACTTTATGCCGATTTACGTTGCCAACATGAGGGAGGCAAAGCGGATGATAATTTTAGAATTACCTTCTATTATGCCGATAAGAATGTTGTGATGTCCGCCACGAAATACGCACGGGAAGCCGCGCCACATATTATTTTACAAGGGAAATCAGGATCTTATATTAAACCTACTTTAGACAATCAAGAAAGTTTATTGCTTGCCGGCATCCGTCCTTGTGATAATTGGAATCAAGAGCCAGAAACCCAATGGGGAACCTTACATACGGAAATCAACGGTGAAATCGTGCGCCACAAATTAGAAAGTGTACGTGGCAATTATCAAGCCTATTATGACAATATTTATCAGGTATTATGCGAAAACCAAGAGTTAATCGTCACGCCGCAACAAGCCATCACTGTTCTCAAATTAATTGAGTTGGTTTATCAAAGTGCAAAGTGCGGTCAAAAAATAGAAATTATTTTATAA
- the fcuA gene encoding Ferrichrome receptor FcuA precursor has product MQFKIKLIYTALFSSIPCYSFALKAETYQLAQDGLEQIDVVTELESFKATDKLKSDVNLSLLGKQLAFTSPISVLNYDERAFQEKSPRNMVDAIAKTDASVMNFGGESNTLSGLYVRNLQLDMRQVSVNGLAGLYSTYNSPVAAVASAQLIKGASTATTGMDPEGSAGASMNVETKRATDDDINKLGFAWFSNNRLQESFDFGRRFGENNAWGIRINGLYRDGDTARHDYAERNKEFSIGADYRGDKLRVGVDYLYAKRTTQGGRARLQDLQNLTYSIPAAPDGKTNLNPAWIGQRTKDESIIATFEYDLPYNMMLSGGIGHMESRYDGAFGQITSIKANGDFDVSGIRGIDFRSRTTSGNLKLQGEWETGSILHNWNLAFDSVVRQRDHDQSEKTNGKISGNSIYHPIFSDLKNFALVANTQGADNEFSAQSLAFSDTLGFVNNQLRFTLGGRFQWIKQSNFSENKEVRSNRFSPMLTLAYVPNANLIFYANYLEDLEPGTVDYDTGSMNNPRVSRQIEVGMRQNWRDWLTTSLSVYQIKRPGIIRGAKGSDLALYAGQEQGTERNRGIEFNAYLNTPDNRLRSAIGISYNQAKVFDFPTYADTIVDGVQVTSPHWIVKANVEWDTPMIPRLTLNASVQHYGKSYQDTAANYKLPSYTLIDVGAKYQLKLAEKQEVTLRFGVENLFNKHYWQVQRGQYDRSFAVLGMPRTYWFNAEYSF; this is encoded by the coding sequence ATGCAATTTAAAATTAAGTTAATTTATACCGCACTTTTTAGCAGCATTCCTTGTTATTCTTTTGCTCTTAAAGCTGAAACCTATCAGCTAGCACAAGATGGGCTTGAACAAATTGATGTCGTCACTGAATTGGAGAGTTTCAAAGCTACAGACAAGCTCAAATCCGATGTCAATTTAAGTTTACTTGGAAAACAATTGGCGTTTACCTCACCTATTTCCGTCTTAAATTATGATGAACGTGCCTTTCAAGAAAAATCACCACGTAATATGGTTGATGCTATTGCCAAAACTGATGCTTCCGTGATGAATTTTGGAGGTGAAAGCAATACTCTCTCAGGTTTATATGTTCGTAATTTACAATTAGATATGCGACAAGTGAGCGTCAATGGGCTTGCCGGTTTATATTCCACGTATAATTCTCCAGTGGCAGCAGTGGCATCGGCACAATTGATCAAAGGAGCGTCAACTGCCACAACGGGAATGGATCCAGAAGGTTCTGCCGGCGCATCCATGAATGTGGAAACCAAACGTGCCACAGATGACGATATTAATAAGCTCGGTTTTGCTTGGTTTAGCAATAATCGCTTGCAAGAATCTTTCGATTTTGGGCGACGTTTCGGTGAAAATAATGCGTGGGGCATTCGGATTAACGGTTTATATCGTGATGGCGATACTGCACGTCATGATTACGCTGAACGCAATAAAGAATTTTCTATTGGCGCAGATTATCGAGGTGACAAATTACGTGTCGGCGTGGATTATCTGTATGCCAAACGAACAACGCAAGGTGGACGCGCCAGATTACAGGATCTGCAAAACCTCACCTACTCTATTCCGGCAGCACCGGACGGGAAAACTAATCTCAATCCCGCTTGGATTGGACAACGTACAAAAGACGAAAGTATCATTGCTACCTTTGAATATGATTTACCTTACAATATGATGCTTTCTGGTGGCATTGGGCATATGGAATCTCGTTATGACGGTGCATTTGGTCAAATTACTTCGATTAAAGCCAATGGCGATTTTGATGTATCAGGTATTCGTGGAATTGACTTTCGTTCTAGAACAACCAGTGGCAACTTAAAATTGCAAGGCGAATGGGAAACGGGGTCTATTTTGCATAATTGGAATTTAGCATTCGATTCTGTTGTACGCCAACGTGATCATGATCAAAGCGAGAAAACGAATGGAAAAATCAGTGGCAATTCAATTTATCACCCCATTTTCTCTGATTTAAAGAATTTTGCCTTAGTCGCCAATACACAGGGGGCAGATAATGAATTTTCGGCGCAAAGTCTAGCGTTTTCTGATACGCTCGGATTCGTCAATAACCAACTTCGCTTCACCTTAGGTGGGCGTTTCCAATGGATTAAACAATCGAATTTTAGCGAAAATAAAGAAGTTCGCTCAAATCGTTTCAGCCCGATGCTTACCTTGGCTTATGTTCCGAATGCCAATCTGATTTTCTATGCTAATTATCTGGAAGATTTAGAACCGGGAACAGTGGATTATGATACCGGAAGTATGAATAATCCGCGTGTTAGTCGACAAATTGAAGTTGGTATGCGGCAAAATTGGCGCGATTGGCTGACAACAAGCTTAAGCGTTTATCAAATTAAACGTCCGGGCATTATTCGCGGAGCCAAAGGCAGCGACTTAGCGCTTTATGCTGGTCAAGAACAAGGAACCGAACGCAATCGAGGAATTGAATTTAACGCCTATTTGAATACACCGGATAATCGCCTACGTTCCGCAATTGGTATTAGCTACAATCAAGCTAAAGTATTCGATTTTCCAACTTATGCCGATACTATTGTAGATGGTGTTCAAGTAACTAGCCCTCATTGGATTGTGAAAGCGAATGTCGAATGGGATACACCAATGATCCCGCGCTTAACCCTCAATGCCAGTGTACAACATTACGGAAAATCTTACCAAGATACCGCTGCCAATTATAAATTGCCCTCTTATACGCTCATTGACGTTGGTGCCAAATACCAACTTAAACTGGCGGAAAAACAAGAAGTTACCCTTCGTTTTGGCGTGGAAAACTTGTTTAATAAACATTATTGGCAAGTACAACGTGGACAATACGATCGCAGCTTTGCTGTATTAGGAATGCCGCGTACTTATTGGTTCAATGCTGAATATTCATTTTAA
- the yddA_1 gene encoding ABC superfamily ATP binding cassette transporter, membrane protein — MNWQTELNHSFTWILTALFWLTAGFFTFCFALKRTTFGKKFSLLNQACIDNSSKIKLIGLILILFTLILLEVRMSVLNTYFYNGLYSALQDKQREAFWFFATINAMLVIAKIIHSIINYFLRQVFEIRWLEKLNHYMLQRWLNYKNYYRLKYTESLPDNIDQRIEQDSREFITGTVDLVRGMINSIVSTLEFTLILWNLSGLLILLGVEIPKGVVFFIYLFIISATAISIWIGYPLIKLNFAKERFHGDYRYSLIRVRDNAESIAFYQGENQERSNLNEKFNQIIQNRWQIVRKMLGLDGFNTGVTQVAMFLPLMLQAPRFFSGQVTLGDMHQTVQSFNRLMRALSFFRLFYEEFTLYQARLDRLSGFITKLDDLDNTEIHHPVQCTERVVLRHFGLKDQQDRLILQNINLALSPGDALLIQGRSGIGKTTLLKAIAGIYPFETIGYAECPCANRLFLPQRPYVPQGTLRQAICYPDITSSESELRQTMQDCQLEKYIPALEMENDWQVILSPGELQRIAFIRILLAKPEVIFLDETTSALDEPTEHMLYQLVKTRLPQSMILSIGHRSSLTQFHNKQLMLT; from the coding sequence ATGAATTGGCAAACGGAATTAAATCACAGTTTTACATGGATTTTGACCGCACTTTTTTGGCTGACCGCAGGATTTTTCACTTTCTGCTTTGCGTTGAAACGCACTACTTTCGGAAAAAAATTCAGCTTACTGAATCAAGCCTGCATAGATAACTCCTCAAAAATAAAATTGATCGGTCTTATCCTAATTTTATTTACGCTTATTTTACTTGAAGTACGCATGAGCGTGTTAAATACCTATTTTTACAACGGATTATATAGCGCTTTGCAAGATAAACAACGGGAGGCGTTTTGGTTTTTTGCCACCATTAATGCCATGTTGGTCATTGCGAAAATTATTCATTCAATTATCAATTATTTCCTCCGACAAGTATTTGAAATTCGTTGGTTGGAAAAATTGAATCACTATATGTTGCAGCGCTGGCTAAACTATAAAAATTATTACCGCCTCAAATATACAGAAAGTTTGCCCGATAATATTGATCAACGGATTGAACAAGATTCTCGCGAATTTATTACCGGTACGGTAGATTTAGTTCGTGGCATGATTAATTCTATTGTATCAACCTTGGAATTTACATTGATTTTATGGAATTTATCCGGTTTGTTAATCTTACTTGGTGTTGAAATTCCGAAAGGGGTGGTCTTTTTTATTTATCTTTTTATTATCAGCGCCACCGCTATTTCAATATGGATAGGTTACCCATTAATTAAATTAAATTTTGCCAAAGAACGTTTTCATGGTGACTACCGCTATTCTTTAATTCGAGTACGTGATAATGCAGAAAGTATCGCTTTTTATCAGGGTGAAAACCAAGAGCGGTCGAATTTAAACGAGAAATTTAATCAAATCATCCAAAATCGTTGGCAAATTGTGCGCAAAATGCTGGGGCTGGATGGGTTTAATACTGGTGTGACGCAAGTTGCTATGTTTTTACCGCTAATGCTACAAGCGCCCCGTTTTTTTTCCGGACAAGTTACCCTTGGCGATATGCACCAAACAGTACAATCGTTTAACCGATTAATGCGCGCCTTGTCTTTTTTCCGCTTATTTTATGAAGAATTCACGCTATATCAAGCTCGTTTAGATCGATTATCGGGTTTTATTACCAAATTAGATGATTTAGATAACACGGAAATTCATCACCCGGTACAATGTACCGAACGGGTTGTTTTGCGCCATTTCGGCTTGAAAGATCAACAAGATCGCCTTATTTTACAAAATATTAATTTAGCCCTTTCTCCCGGTGATGCCTTATTAATTCAAGGGCGTTCCGGCATTGGTAAAACCACTCTACTTAAAGCCATTGCCGGAATTTACCCTTTTGAAACAATTGGTTATGCTGAATGTCCTTGTGCCAATCGACTGTTTTTGCCGCAACGACCTTATGTCCCACAAGGAACATTGCGCCAAGCAATTTGTTATCCGGATATTACTTCAAGCGAGAGTGAATTGCGACAAACTATGCAAGATTGCCAATTAGAAAAATACATTCCTGCTTTGGAGATGGAAAATGATTGGCAAGTGATTTTATCGCCGGGTGAATTGCAACGTATTGCTTTTATTCGCATTTTATTAGCTAAACCAGAGGTTATATTTTTAGATGAAACTACGTCTGCATTAGATGAACCGACCGAGCATATGCTGTATCAATTAGTGAAGACCCGCTTGCCACAGAGCATGATTTTGAGTATCGGTCATCGTAGTTCATTGACACAATTTCATAATAAACAACTTATGTTGACATAA
- the pykA gene encoding pyruvate kinase, giving the protein MSRRLRRTKIVCTMGPSTDRGNNLEKIIAAGANVVRMNFSHGTPEDHIGRAQRVREIAKKLGKTVAILGDLQGPKIRVSTFKDGKIFLNIGDKFILDAELPKGEGNQESVGLDYKTLPQDVVPGDILLLDDGRVQLKVLSTEGAKVFTEVTVGGPLSNNKGINKLGGGLSADALTEKDKADIITAARIGVDYLAVSFPRSSADLHYARKLATEAGLNAKIVAKVERAETVADDAAMDDIILASDVIMVARGDLGVEIGDPELVGVQKKLIRRSRKLNRVVITATQMMESMISNPMPTRAEVMDVANAVLDGTDAVMLSAETAAGQYPAETVAAMAKVCLGAEKMPSINVSRHRMDVEFDDVEEAVAMSAMFAANHMKGVAAIISMTHSGRTPLLMSRISSGLPIFALSRVQETLNLCSLYRGVTPVFCDEVSRTVEGAKAAIKLLKDKGFLVSGDLVLLTQGDELAQGGTNTCRTLVVD; this is encoded by the coding sequence ATGTCTAGAAGACTAAGAAGAACAAAAATTGTATGTACAATGGGGCCATCTACAGATCGTGGTAATAATTTAGAAAAAATTATTGCTGCCGGTGCGAACGTTGTACGTATGAATTTTTCTCACGGAACACCGGAAGACCATATCGGTCGTGCGCAACGTGTTCGTGAAATTGCGAAAAAATTAGGCAAAACGGTCGCTATTTTAGGGGACTTACAAGGACCAAAAATTCGTGTATCTACGTTTAAAGACGGTAAAATTTTCTTAAATATTGGTGATAAATTTATTTTAGATGCGGAATTGCCAAAAGGTGAAGGTAATCAAGAGTCTGTTGGTTTAGACTATAAAACGTTACCGCAAGATGTGGTGCCGGGAGATATTTTATTATTAGATGATGGTCGCGTACAATTAAAAGTGTTGTCTACTGAAGGCGCGAAAGTATTTACTGAAGTCACTGTTGGCGGTCCGTTATCAAATAACAAAGGGATTAACAAATTAGGCGGTGGTTTATCTGCGGATGCATTAACTGAAAAAGATAAAGCAGATATTATTACAGCTGCGCGTATCGGCGTAGATTATTTGGCAGTATCTTTCCCTCGTTCAAGTGCCGATTTACATTATGCACGTAAATTAGCGACAGAAGCGGGTTTAAACGCAAAAATTGTTGCAAAAGTAGAACGTGCAGAAACTGTAGCTGATGATGCCGCGATGGATGATATTATTTTAGCCTCTGATGTGATCATGGTTGCACGTGGTGACTTAGGGGTAGAAATTGGTGACCCTGAATTGGTTGGTGTACAGAAAAAATTAATCCGTCGTTCACGTAAATTAAATCGCGTAGTAATTACGGCAACTCAAATGATGGAATCCATGATCAGCAATCCGATGCCAACCCGTGCAGAAGTTATGGATGTGGCAAATGCGGTGCTTGATGGTACCGATGCGGTAATGCTTTCTGCAGAAACTGCGGCTGGTCAATATCCGGCTGAAACCGTTGCGGCAATGGCGAAAGTTTGTTTAGGTGCGGAAAAAATGCCAAGCATTAACGTTTCTCGCCACCGTATGGACGTGGAATTTGATGATGTTGAAGAAGCGGTAGCGATGTCTGCAATGTTTGCGGCAAACCATATGAAAGGGGTTGCTGCAATTATTTCTATGACACACAGCGGACGTACACCATTATTGATGTCTCGTATCAGTTCTGGTTTACCGATTTTTGCCTTATCTCGTGTGCAAGAAACATTGAATTTATGTTCATTATACCGTGGTGTAACGCCAGTATTTTGTGATGAAGTGAGCCGCACGGTCGAAGGTGCCAAAGCTGCAATTAAATTATTAAAAGATAAAGGTTTCTTGGTCTCCGGTGATTTAGTCTTGTTAACTCAAGGTGATGAATTGGCACAAGGTGGCACAAATACTTGCCGTACCTTAGTAGTTGATTAA
- the ttcA gene encoding tRNA 2-thiocytidine biosynthesis protein TtcA, producing MSEQALNSVEKEKKQIYNLNKLQKRLRRNVGNAIADFNMIEDGDKVMVCLSGGKDSYTLLDILLNLRLNAPVHFDIVAVNLDQKQPGFPEEVLPEYLEKIGVEYKIVEENTYGIVKEKIPEGKTTCSLCSRLRRGILYRTASELGATKIALGHHRDDMLETLFLNMFYGGKLKAMPPKLISDDGKHIVIRPLAYCREKDIEKYAAAKQFPIIPCNLCGSQPNLQRQVVKEMLQKWDRQYPGRIETMFSAIQNIVPSHLCDSHLFDFKGIQHGKSLEGIEGDTAFDKPDLPTMVFSEEDDEISSFAENEIMRFKEIN from the coding sequence ATGAGTGAACAAGCCCTAAATTCCGTTGAAAAAGAAAAAAAACAGATCTACAACCTAAATAAACTCCAAAAACGCTTACGTCGTAATGTCGGTAATGCCATTGCTGATTTTAATATGATTGAAGACGGTGATAAGGTGATGGTTTGTTTATCTGGTGGTAAAGACAGTTATACTTTATTGGATATTTTGCTGAATTTACGCCTTAATGCGCCGGTACATTTTGATATTGTGGCAGTTAATTTAGATCAAAAACAACCGGGCTTTCCGGAAGAAGTGTTGCCTGAATATTTAGAAAAAATCGGGGTGGAATATAAAATCGTAGAAGAAAATACCTACGGTATCGTAAAAGAAAAAATTCCAGAAGGGAAAACTACGTGTTCACTCTGCTCGCGTTTGCGTCGTGGAATTTTATATCGTACAGCAAGTGAATTAGGGGCGACCAAAATCGCCTTAGGTCATCATCGCGACGATATGTTGGAAACGTTGTTTTTAAATATGTTTTATGGCGGTAAATTAAAAGCTATGCCGCCAAAATTAATTAGTGATGATGGTAAACATATCGTCATACGCCCACTTGCTTATTGTCGGGAAAAAGATATTGAAAAATATGCTGCTGCAAAACAATTTCCGATCATTCCTTGTAATCTTTGCGGTTCACAACCAAATTTACAGCGTCAAGTAGTCAAAGAAATGCTACAAAAATGGGATAGACAATATCCGGGGCGGATTGAAACCATGTTTAGTGCAATACAAAATATTGTTCCGTCACATTTATGTGATAGTCATTTATTTGATTTTAAAGGCATTCAACATGGAAAAAGCCTAGAAGGTATTGAGGGAGATACGGCATTTGATAAGCCAGATTTACCTACGATGGTCTTTAGCGAAGAAGATGATGAAATCTCGTCTTTTGCTGAAAACGAAATAATGCGATTTAAAGAAATTAATTAA
- the spr_2 gene encoding NLP/P60 family protein has translation MKLIRTILIASSIATLVACSSSQYSRINYQGQLDDPIMAITLLSEQQREWAGTPYRIGGMSMNGVDCSGFVQLTFKDRFGIKLPRTTTAQANYGQKVSKDSIQTGDLVFFKTGRGPNGYHVGIYVKDGQFLHASTKGGVIYSSLDNPYWKKAYWQTRRV, from the coding sequence ATGAAGCTGATTAGAACCATTTTAATTGCAAGCAGTATAGCGACTTTAGTGGCGTGTTCTTCGTCGCAATATTCTCGTATCAATTATCAAGGTCAGTTAGATGATCCGATTATGGCGATCACCTTATTGAGCGAACAACAGCGAGAATGGGCTGGAACGCCTTATCGCATCGGTGGAATGAGTATGAATGGCGTAGATTGTTCCGGATTCGTGCAATTGACTTTTAAAGACCGCTTTGGGATTAAATTACCTAGAACGACTACTGCGCAAGCCAATTATGGGCAAAAAGTCAGCAAAGACAGTATTCAAACTGGAGATTTGGTCTTTTTCAAAACCGGGCGCGGTCCCAATGGTTATCATGTGGGGATTTATGTCAAAGATGGACAATTTTTACACGCCTCGACGAAAGGCGGTGTGATTTATTCTTCGCTAGATAATCCTTATTGGAAAAAAGCCTATTGGCAAACAAGACGAGTGTAA
- the ihfA gene encoding integration host factor subunit alpha, translated as MTLTKIELADSLIEKYHLSKRDAKELVESFFEEIRLALENGQDVKLSGFGNFELRDKSSRPGRNPKTGESVPVSARRVVVFKPGQKLRTRVEKSRPKS; from the coding sequence ATGACATTAACTAAAATTGAACTCGCAGATAGCTTAATCGAAAAATATCATTTGAGTAAACGTGATGCCAAGGAGTTAGTGGAAAGTTTTTTTGAAGAAATTCGATTGGCTTTAGAAAATGGACAAGATGTAAAGTTATCCGGATTTGGTAATTTTGAACTGCGCGATAAGTCTTCGCGCCCAGGGCGAAATCCGAAAACGGGAGAAAGCGTGCCAGTTTCGGCAAGACGGGTTGTCGTATTTAAGCCTGGACAAAAATTGCGTACTCGTGTGGAAAAGTCCAGACCAAAAAGTTAA
- the pheT gene encoding phenylalanyl-tRNA synthase beta chain, with protein MKFSELWVREWVNPTISTEQLCDQITMLGLEVDAVESVAGEFNGVVVGEVVECAQHPDADKLRVTKVNVGGERLLDIVCGAPNCRQGLKVACATEGAILPGDFKIKKTKLRGQPSEGMLCSYSELGISEDHSGIIELPADAPIGTDLREYLKLADKSIEISLTPNRADCLSIAGIARELGVINKMTLNSPHFTPVIPSFSEKIEIDVSAPEACPRYLLRSVKKVNVKAKTPVWMQEKLRRCDIRSIDPIVDITNYILLELGQPMHAFDAAKVAQPVQVRMANEGETLVLLDGTEAKLQANTLVIADKNGPLAMAGIFGGAASGVSEQTKDIILEAAFFAPLAITGRARQYGLHTDSSHRFERGVDFDLQYKAMERATALVLEICGGEAGEICEAVSIANLPKVKQVKLRRHKLDALLGHHVETEMVTDILQRLGFEVHYSNDVWTVISTSWRFDIEIEEDLIEEVARIYGYNTIPNNAPLAHLKMKSLPENILEMLRVRTAFVDSDYQEIVSYSFVDPDVQQLLHPQQDALILPNPISREMSAMRVSLLSGLLTTVAYNQNRQQNRVRLFESGLRFIPDANAESGVRQEYVIGAVIVGDKRPVHWENKGENVDFFDLKGDLERILSLTKAGNRLRFVAKSYPALHPGQSAAIILDDKEIGFIGTVHPKVVQQLGLSGKPVVFEIEWAAIEERNVPSAKEISRFPSNKRDIAIVLDVAVPAGDVLNACRQVGGKQLVNVTLFDVYQGSNLPEGKKSLAISLTIQDTEKTLEEKDINAVISVVLSELEQRFNAYLRD; from the coding sequence ATGAAATTTAGTGAATTATGGGTACGCGAATGGGTCAATCCTACCATTAGTACGGAACAATTATGTGATCAAATCACAATGTTGGGGTTGGAAGTGGACGCAGTCGAGTCGGTTGCCGGTGAATTTAATGGCGTTGTTGTGGGTGAGGTCGTGGAATGCGCTCAACATCCTGATGCTGATAAATTGCGCGTGACCAAAGTGAATGTTGGCGGTGAGCGTTTATTGGATATCGTATGTGGCGCACCGAATTGTCGTCAAGGACTGAAAGTCGCTTGTGCGACAGAAGGCGCAATTTTGCCGGGCGATTTTAAAATTAAGAAAACCAAATTGCGTGGTCAACCGTCCGAGGGGATGTTGTGTTCTTACAGCGAGCTAGGTATTTCTGAAGATCACAGTGGGATTATTGAATTGCCGGCGGATGCGCCAATCGGTACGGATTTACGTGAATATCTTAAATTAGCAGATAAAAGCATTGAAATTAGCTTAACGCCAAATCGTGCGGATTGTTTGAGTATCGCGGGTATTGCACGTGAATTGGGCGTGATCAATAAAATGACGTTAAACTCACCGCACTTTACTCCGGTTATTCCATCATTCTCCGAAAAAATTGAGATTGATGTGAGCGCGCCAGAAGCCTGTCCACGTTATTTACTGCGTTCAGTGAAAAAGGTGAACGTTAAGGCGAAAACACCGGTGTGGATGCAGGAGAAATTGCGTCGTTGCGATATTCGTTCCATTGATCCGATTGTGGATATTACCAACTACATTTTGCTTGAATTAGGGCAACCAATGCACGCTTTTGACGCAGCGAAAGTAGCGCAGCCGGTGCAAGTGAGAATGGCAAACGAGGGCGAAACCTTAGTTTTATTAGATGGTACAGAAGCAAAATTACAAGCGAATACCTTAGTGATCGCAGATAAAAATGGACCGTTAGCCATGGCGGGGATTTTTGGTGGTGCGGCAAGTGGTGTGAGTGAGCAAACCAAAGATATTATTTTGGAAGCAGCATTCTTTGCGCCATTAGCGATTACTGGTCGTGCTAGACAATATGGTTTGCATACCGATAGTTCTCACCGTTTTGAACGTGGTGTTGACTTTGATTTGCAATATAAAGCGATGGAAAGAGCCACCGCATTGGTATTAGAAATTTGTGGTGGTGAAGCGGGTGAGATTTGTGAGGCGGTAAGTATTGCCAATTTACCGAAAGTGAAGCAAGTTAAGTTACGACGTCACAAACTAGACGCGTTATTGGGACATCATGTTGAAACTGAAATGGTAACCGATATTCTACAACGCTTAGGATTTGAAGTGCATTATAGCAATGATGTTTGGACCGTGATTTCGACCAGCTGGCGTTTTGATATTGAAATTGAAGAAGATTTGATTGAAGAAGTAGCGCGTATTTATGGCTATAACACGATTCCAAATAATGCGCCGCTTGCGCATTTGAAAATGAAATCCTTGCCAGAAAATATTCTAGAAATGTTGCGTGTTAGAACCGCATTTGTGGATAGCGACTATCAAGAAATTGTGTCTTACAGCTTTGTTGATCCTGATGTACAACAATTATTGCATCCGCAACAAGATGCCTTGATTTTGCCAAATCCAATTTCTCGTGAAATGTCGGCGATGCGCGTGTCTTTATTATCCGGATTATTAACCACTGTGGCATATAACCAAAATCGTCAACAAAATCGTGTACGCTTATTTGAAAGCGGCTTACGTTTTATCCCGGATGCCAATGCTGAATCCGGCGTGCGTCAAGAATATGTGATCGGTGCGGTTATCGTTGGCGATAAACGTCCTGTACATTGGGAAAATAAAGGCGAAAATGTGGACTTTTTTGACCTAAAAGGTGATTTAGAGCGCATTTTATCCTTAACAAAAGCTGGAAATCGTTTACGTTTTGTTGCAAAATCATATCCGGCGTTACATCCGGGACAATCCGCTGCGATTATTTTGGATGATAAGGAAATCGGATTTATCGGTACGGTTCACCCGAAAGTCGTTCAACAATTAGGATTATCCGGAAAACCTGTGGTATTTGAAATTGAATGGGCGGCAATTGAAGAACGTAATGTACCGAGTGCTAAGGAAATTTCTCGCTTCCCGTCAAATAAACGTGACATTGCAATTGTGTTGGATGTTGCAGTTCCTGCGGGGGATGTATTAAATGCTTGTCGTCAGGTTGGTGGCAAACAATTAGTCAATGTAACCTTGTTTGATGTTTATCAAGGTTCGAATTTGCCGGAAGGTAAGAAAAGTTTAGCGATCAGTTTAACTATTCAAGATACTGAAAAAACGCTTGAAGAAAAAGATATTAATGCGGTAATTTCTGTTGTATTATCCGAATTAGAACAACGTTTTAATGCTTACTTAAGAGATTAA